In Promicromonospora sp. Populi, one genomic interval encodes:
- a CDS encoding bifunctional riboflavin kinase/FAD synthetase, whose translation MQLWTDLEQVPPGFGPSVVTIGNFDGVHRGHQAVLDRILRLARGDAASAVAVTFHPHPAAVHRPTSAPELITGLEDRLALMERTGLDATLLVGYTLDFAAQTPEEFVSRYLVDGLGARTVVVGHDVRFGKQNAGTLATMVELGGQHGFEVVAIEDVGDSQPADGDGHQRWSSTAVRALLAEGDVDQAADVLGRPHLVRGTVVHGDARGREMGFPTANLGDITGLVPADGVYAGWLRRGSAATCASLAGPEHDRTAVSGAGLGQEEILPAAISVGTNPTFDGVERRVEAYVLDRTDLDLYDQTVVLEFVAHLRPTLRFDGMEPLIAQMNDDVARSRKILRP comes from the coding sequence GTGCAGCTGTGGACGGACCTGGAGCAGGTTCCCCCGGGATTCGGGCCATCTGTGGTGACGATCGGCAACTTCGACGGCGTCCACCGCGGCCATCAGGCGGTCCTCGACCGCATCCTCCGGCTCGCCCGGGGCGATGCGGCGAGCGCCGTCGCGGTGACGTTCCATCCGCACCCGGCGGCGGTCCACCGGCCGACGTCGGCTCCGGAGCTGATCACGGGCCTCGAGGACCGGCTGGCGCTCATGGAGCGAACCGGTCTCGACGCGACCCTGCTGGTCGGCTACACCCTCGACTTCGCGGCGCAGACCCCTGAGGAGTTCGTCTCGCGATACCTCGTGGACGGCCTCGGCGCGCGTACGGTGGTCGTCGGTCACGACGTGCGCTTCGGCAAGCAGAACGCCGGCACCCTGGCCACGATGGTCGAGCTCGGCGGGCAGCACGGGTTCGAGGTCGTCGCGATCGAGGACGTGGGCGACTCGCAGCCGGCCGACGGCGACGGGCACCAGCGCTGGTCGTCGACGGCGGTGCGCGCCCTGCTCGCGGAGGGCGACGTCGACCAGGCCGCCGACGTGCTCGGCCGCCCGCACCTGGTGCGCGGCACGGTGGTGCACGGCGACGCCCGGGGCCGCGAGATGGGCTTCCCGACCGCCAACCTGGGCGACATCACGGGGCTCGTCCCGGCCGACGGCGTCTACGCCGGCTGGCTGCGCCGGGGCTCGGCCGCCACCTGCGCGAGCCTGGCCGGGCCCGAGCATGACCGCACCGCGGTGTCCGGCGCGGGGCTGGGCCAGGAGGAGATCCTGCCCGCAGCGATCTCCGTCGGCACAAACCCGACGTTCGACGGCGTGGAGCGCCGCGTCGAGGCGTACGTGCTCGACCGCACCGACCTCGACCTGTACGACCAGACGGTGGTGCTGGAGTTCGTGGCCCACCTGCGGCCCACCCTGCGCTTCGACGGCATGGAGCCGCTCATCGCCCAGATGAACGACGACGTGGCCCGCTCCCGCAAGATCCTGCGGCCCTGA
- a CDS encoding ATP-binding cassette domain-containing protein: MTFLELSDLSVGYSGNAVCPPVSLKLAAGDAVAVIGTNGTGKSTLLRTVLGLQEPLSGKVSAFGRPVDERERGFRARVAGVMDDDAFFPGVTVREHLVLTARGHGVPGAGAAVDRVLDHVGITGHGGAMPHTLSSGQRRRFLLASALVRPRDLLVLDEPEQRLDTAMRARLADTLRAEADAGTAVLFATHDDRLLAATGASALYLSDDGAVLVEPADAPGVLAGFR; this comes from the coding sequence ATGACGTTCCTCGAGCTTTCCGACCTGTCCGTCGGGTACAGCGGTAACGCCGTCTGCCCGCCGGTCTCGCTGAAGCTGGCTGCCGGCGATGCCGTCGCCGTGATCGGCACCAACGGCACCGGCAAGTCCACGCTGCTGCGCACCGTCCTCGGCCTGCAGGAGCCGCTGTCGGGCAAGGTCAGCGCCTTCGGCCGGCCGGTGGACGAGCGCGAGCGAGGTTTTAGGGCCCGCGTCGCGGGCGTCATGGACGACGACGCGTTCTTTCCCGGCGTGACCGTCCGCGAGCACCTGGTGCTCACCGCACGCGGCCACGGTGTGCCCGGGGCCGGCGCCGCCGTGGATCGGGTGCTCGACCACGTGGGCATCACCGGGCACGGCGGCGCCATGCCGCACACCCTGTCCTCCGGGCAGCGCCGCCGGTTCCTGCTCGCGAGCGCGCTCGTGCGTCCGCGGGACCTGCTTGTGCTCGACGAGCCGGAGCAGCGCCTCGACACCGCCATGCGCGCCCGCCTCGCCGACACGCTGCGCGCCGAGGCGGACGCGGGCACCGCGGTCCTGTTCGCCACCCACGACGACCGGCTCCTGGCCGCGACCGGCGCGAGCGCGCTGTATCTGTCCGACGACGGCGCCGTGCTGGTCGAGCCGGCCGACGCACCGGGTGTGCTGGCGGGCTTCCGGTGA
- a CDS encoding DUF6297 family protein, with protein MTGAGAHYDAGIAVEPPLPRLVGDDDERLTGAELRRLTARVRAHNLPAAPGRVAMDVGEVVVSLAIVVLYVWGFGAPLREVLVSDATAFGLGPGLVQALVLALAVVAGTSVALRLGPAGLPAAGVRWWVPTAADRAGLTSPSVVRATLVGVGAGLLLGGVPAALTGVGLAGIAADAAFGGALGLLVVAGTGVLQVTGAASGSGPGRVLDLLLAAVPAVGLGLALWAPAWGAWAVPWFVPAGLGAAGGVALAVWARRLDRLRAGELRARASAALQASVAVLSLDSGGLSRALGTGPTASRIFPWVPRTARGPASALLAADAVLLLRSPAALAGLVALAAAGAVVVQVPVLAGGIGLWAVLAGAGYAGALAGAGGPRAAGENPRLDSLVPLGARATRAARTVWPALTAGLVLLTVLAISGGGPLLATAAPAAVVLGAAAVRTAYRGPVPWDVPMIATPAGGVPTGLVLHQLKGLDLAVLGTLPLAWAAVSGVAPPALVVVQVLCAVGAVAWATHAKRTS; from the coding sequence GTGACGGGCGCAGGCGCGCACTACGACGCGGGTATCGCCGTCGAACCCCCGCTCCCACGCCTGGTCGGGGACGACGACGAGCGGCTCACCGGGGCTGAGCTGCGCCGGCTGACCGCGCGCGTGCGGGCGCACAACCTGCCCGCCGCGCCGGGCCGGGTGGCGATGGACGTCGGCGAGGTGGTGGTCTCGCTCGCGATCGTCGTGCTGTACGTCTGGGGTTTCGGGGCGCCCCTGCGGGAGGTCCTCGTGTCCGACGCGACGGCCTTCGGCCTGGGACCCGGCCTGGTCCAGGCCCTGGTGCTCGCCCTGGCCGTGGTCGCGGGCACGTCGGTAGCGCTGCGCCTCGGGCCGGCCGGTCTACCCGCCGCCGGTGTGCGCTGGTGGGTCCCCACCGCGGCTGACCGGGCCGGGCTCACCTCTCCGTCGGTAGTGCGGGCGACACTCGTCGGTGTCGGCGCGGGCCTGCTCCTGGGCGGTGTCCCCGCTGCCCTCACCGGCGTCGGCCTCGCCGGTATCGCTGCCGACGCGGCGTTCGGCGGAGCGCTTGGCCTCCTCGTCGTCGCGGGCACGGGAGTGCTGCAGGTGACCGGCGCGGCGTCGGGCAGCGGGCCGGGCCGGGTGCTCGACCTACTGCTGGCCGCGGTGCCGGCGGTGGGCCTCGGGCTCGCGCTGTGGGCGCCCGCCTGGGGCGCCTGGGCCGTGCCGTGGTTCGTCCCGGCCGGGCTGGGCGCGGCCGGAGGGGTCGCGCTCGCGGTCTGGGCGCGGCGGCTGGACCGGCTCCGGGCCGGGGAGCTGCGTGCCCGCGCGTCGGCGGCGCTGCAGGCCTCGGTGGCCGTGCTCTCGCTCGACTCGGGCGGCCTGAGCCGGGCGCTGGGCACCGGCCCGACGGCGTCGCGCATCTTTCCCTGGGTGCCCCGCACCGCGCGGGGTCCGGCGAGCGCGCTGCTCGCGGCCGACGCCGTGCTCCTGCTGCGTTCGCCCGCCGCGCTGGCGGGGCTGGTCGCGCTCGCCGCGGCCGGCGCCGTCGTCGTGCAGGTGCCTGTGCTGGCCGGCGGGATCGGGCTGTGGGCGGTGCTTGCCGGCGCGGGTTACGCCGGGGCCCTGGCCGGCGCCGGGGGCCCGCGGGCGGCGGGGGAGAACCCGCGCCTGGACTCGCTGGTGCCGCTGGGGGCCCGGGCCACCCGCGCCGCCCGCACGGTGTGGCCGGCGCTGACCGCGGGGCTCGTGCTGCTGACCGTCCTGGCGATCAGCGGCGGTGGGCCCTTGCTCGCGACGGCGGCTCCCGCCGCGGTCGTCCTCGGTGCTGCCGCGGTCCGGACCGCCTACCGTGGGCCCGTGCCCTGGGACGTGCCGATGATCGCCACCCCGGCGGGTGGGGTGCCGACCGGGCTGGTGCTGCACCAGCTCAAGGGCCTGGACCTGGCGGTGCTCGGCACGCTCCCGCTCGCCTGGGCCGCGGTGTCGGGGGTGGCTCCGCCAGCGCTCGTCGTCGTGCAGGTGCTGTGCGCCGTCGGCGCGGTCGCCTGGGCGACGCACGCCAAGCGCACCTCGTGA
- a CDS encoding heme peroxidase family protein — protein MAQTTQAPQLGDPNQTPNEAVDLAQTPAGRTVRRIGHGGVFVPADPDDTGKPHESTATLMPRTEAAVRRDLREHRFDATTSFDYLLRRLAARYPESHLPDGEQLDETRDALMRLGAAMIEAPAGPPAPGAPPVPPRDSTIPSVYTYWGQFIDHDITLNTNGPDDGSGPGGDQALGDVVSDPFRTFSPKVVRRSLHNGRVPLLDLDSLYGSGPRFKGEKDRGTTRSEAAYVPGSAKLRLGRISTAAIPGFNLVAPGDDPQRDLPRSAEPGSERMPLIPDSRNDENLVVAQFHVAMIRFHNAVVDWVADKEPWNATTQRELFDRAQELVRFHYQWLVVNDYLRTLTKPGVLDSVLATGPSLFRPARRVSMPLEFAVAAFRFGHSMVRGAYDFNVNFTGGGPGGVASLDDLFRFTGNGGLAPEGIGPFPALPSNWPVEWPRLTDKGDPLTFRMARKIDPFLADGLGDLLNEGNSAPVPIKALLKHLAQRNLLRGYMLAIPTGEAVAAELGVRALTPEQLRQNASPEVSAALDDLEGTPLWYYVLKEAEVQGNGNFLGEVGSRILVETFVYLLRLDDESYLRRPGRDWTPAYGVRFEDRRLITTLPDLLAFAGVSPIGQDDAGAPVFRRTGDGYAGHDGA, from the coding sequence ATGGCCCAGACCACGCAGGCACCGCAGCTCGGCGACCCCAACCAAACTCCGAACGAGGCAGTCGACCTGGCGCAGACGCCGGCCGGCCGCACGGTCCGGCGGATCGGGCACGGTGGCGTGTTCGTGCCCGCCGACCCGGACGACACGGGTAAGCCGCACGAAAGCACAGCGACCCTGATGCCACGCACCGAGGCGGCCGTACGCCGTGATCTGCGCGAGCATCGTTTTGACGCCACGACGTCGTTCGACTACCTGCTGCGGCGCCTGGCCGCACGCTATCCGGAGTCGCACCTGCCCGATGGTGAGCAGCTCGACGAGACCCGGGACGCCCTGATGCGACTCGGTGCCGCCATGATCGAGGCACCGGCGGGGCCGCCGGCACCGGGTGCGCCGCCCGTGCCTCCGCGCGACTCCACGATCCCGTCGGTCTACACCTACTGGGGTCAGTTCATCGACCACGACATCACGCTCAACACCAACGGTCCCGACGACGGCTCCGGCCCGGGTGGCGACCAGGCGCTCGGCGACGTGGTGAGCGACCCGTTCCGTACCTTCTCGCCGAAGGTGGTGCGACGCAGCCTGCACAACGGGCGCGTCCCGCTGCTCGACCTCGACAGCCTCTACGGCTCGGGCCCGCGGTTCAAGGGCGAGAAGGACCGCGGCACCACTCGCAGCGAGGCCGCCTACGTGCCCGGCTCGGCCAAGCTGCGGCTCGGCCGGATCAGCACCGCGGCCATCCCCGGGTTCAACCTCGTGGCGCCCGGCGACGACCCGCAGCGCGACCTGCCCCGCAGTGCCGAGCCGGGCAGCGAGCGGATGCCGCTGATCCCGGACAGCCGCAACGACGAGAACCTCGTGGTGGCGCAGTTCCACGTGGCCATGATCCGGTTCCACAACGCCGTCGTGGACTGGGTGGCGGACAAGGAGCCGTGGAACGCCACGACCCAGCGTGAGCTGTTCGACCGCGCGCAGGAGCTCGTCCGGTTCCACTACCAGTGGCTGGTCGTGAACGACTACCTGCGCACCCTTACCAAGCCCGGGGTGCTCGACTCGGTCCTGGCCACCGGGCCGTCGCTGTTCCGGCCCGCGCGTCGCGTGTCGATGCCGCTGGAGTTCGCGGTGGCGGCGTTCCGGTTCGGGCACTCGATGGTGCGTGGCGCCTACGACTTCAACGTCAACTTCACGGGCGGCGGCCCCGGGGGAGTGGCGAGCCTGGACGACCTGTTCCGGTTCACCGGCAACGGCGGGCTGGCGCCCGAGGGCATCGGCCCGTTCCCCGCCCTACCGTCGAACTGGCCCGTCGAGTGGCCCCGGCTGACCGACAAGGGTGACCCCCTGACGTTCCGCATGGCCCGCAAGATCGACCCCTTCCTGGCGGACGGCCTGGGCGACCTGCTGAACGAGGGCAACTCGGCTCCTGTCCCGATCAAGGCGCTGCTGAAGCACCTCGCGCAGCGCAACCTGCTGCGCGGCTACATGCTGGCGATCCCGACGGGGGAGGCCGTGGCAGCCGAGCTTGGGGTGCGTGCGCTCACGCCGGAGCAGCTGCGGCAGAACGCGTCCCCCGAGGTCTCGGCCGCGCTCGACGACCTGGAGGGCACACCGCTGTGGTACTACGTGCTCAAGGAGGCGGAGGTCCAGGGCAACGGCAACTTTCTCGGTGAGGTGGGCAGCCGCATCCTGGTCGAGACGTTCGTGTACCTGCTGCGCCTGGACGACGAGTCCTACCTGCGTCGGCCGGGCCGCGACTGGACTCCGGCGTACGGGGTCCGGTTCGAGGACCGGCGCCTGATCACGACGCTCCCGGACCTCCTGGCGTTCGCGGGCGTCTCCCCGATCGGTCAGGACGACGCCGGTGCACCGGTCTTCCGCCGCACGGGTGACGGCTATGCGGGCCACGACGGGGCGTGA
- the rpsO gene encoding 30S ribosomal protein S15 gives MPLDTATKQQIISEYGTKPGDSGSPEVQIALLTQRIKDLTEHLKEHKHDHHSRRGLLLLVGQRRRLQGYLKGIDIERYRALVDKLGLRR, from the coding sequence ATGCCGCTCGACACTGCCACGAAGCAGCAGATCATTTCCGAGTACGGAACCAAGCCGGGCGACTCGGGCTCGCCGGAGGTGCAGATCGCGCTCCTCACGCAGCGCATCAAGGACCTCACCGAGCACCTCAAGGAGCACAAGCACGACCACCACAGCCGTCGTGGCCTGCTGCTCCTCGTGGGCCAGCGCCGTCGTCTCCAGGGTTACCTCAAGGGGATCGACATCGAGCGCTACCGCGCCCTGGTCGACAAGCTCGGCCTGCGCCGCTGA
- a CDS encoding polyribonucleotide nucleotidyltransferase, with translation MEGPEIQFAEAVIDNGRFGTRTVRFETGRLAKQAAGAVAAYLDGETMLLSTTAAGKHPKDQFDFFPLTVDVEERMYAAGRIPGSFFRREGRPSTDAILTCRLTDRPLRPLFVKGLRNEVQIVITVMALHPDDAYDTLAINAASASTQISGLPFDGPVGAVRIALVDGQWVAFPKYSDKERAVFDMVVAGRVVGDDVAIAMIEAEATDNAWTLIKNEGVAAPNETVVAEGIEAAKPFIKALCDAQAQLAAQSAKETQEFPLFPDYQDDAFAAVEAAVAAPTRDALTIADKQQRENTLDELKASVHDQLDGQFEGREKELSAAFRSLQKKLVRQRVLTDGVRIDGRGLADIRTLSAEVEVLPRVHGSAIFERGETQILGVTTLNMLRMEQQIDSLGPETRKRYMHNYNFPPYSTGETGRVGSPKRREIGHGALAERALVPVLPSREEFPYAIRQVSEALGSNGSTSMGSVCASTLSLLNAGVPLRAAVAGIAMGLVSDTVDGETRYAAMTDILGAEDAFGDMDFKVAGTKEFVTAIQLDTKLDGIPASVLAAALGQARDARLTILEVLDEAIDTPDEMSPNAPRVITVKVPVDKIGEVIGPKGKMINQIQEETGADISIEDDGTVYIGATDGPSAEAARAAINAIANPHIPEVGERFVGTVVKTTSFGAFISLSPGRDGLLHISQIRKLVGGKRVENVDDVLSIGQKVQVEIGEIDPRGKLSLVAVTDEDASAPADAAEPAAEATAPADA, from the coding sequence GTGGAGGGTCCCGAGATCCAGTTCGCCGAGGCCGTTATCGACAACGGTCGCTTCGGCACCCGTACCGTCCGGTTCGAGACCGGACGCCTCGCCAAGCAGGCCGCCGGCGCAGTCGCCGCCTACCTCGACGGCGAGACCATGCTGCTGTCGACCACCGCGGCCGGCAAGCACCCCAAGGACCAGTTCGACTTCTTCCCGCTGACGGTGGACGTCGAGGAGCGGATGTACGCCGCGGGCCGTATCCCCGGCTCGTTCTTCCGCCGCGAGGGTCGCCCGTCGACCGACGCGATCCTGACCTGCCGCCTGACCGACCGCCCGCTGCGCCCCCTGTTCGTCAAGGGCCTGCGCAACGAGGTCCAGATCGTCATCACGGTCATGGCGCTGCACCCCGACGACGCATACGACACGCTGGCGATCAACGCCGCGTCGGCGTCGACCCAGATCTCCGGCCTGCCGTTCGACGGCCCGGTCGGCGCGGTCCGCATCGCGCTGGTCGACGGCCAGTGGGTCGCGTTCCCCAAGTACTCCGACAAGGAGCGCGCGGTCTTCGACATGGTCGTGGCCGGCCGTGTTGTCGGTGACGACGTCGCGATCGCCATGATCGAGGCCGAGGCCACCGACAACGCCTGGACCCTCATCAAGAACGAGGGTGTCGCGGCTCCGAACGAGACGGTCGTCGCCGAGGGCATCGAGGCGGCCAAGCCGTTCATCAAGGCCCTGTGCGACGCGCAGGCGCAGCTCGCCGCGCAGTCCGCCAAGGAGACGCAGGAGTTCCCGCTCTTCCCGGACTACCAGGACGACGCCTTCGCCGCCGTCGAGGCGGCCGTGGCCGCGCCGACGCGCGACGCGCTCACCATCGCGGACAAGCAGCAGCGCGAGAACACGCTCGACGAGCTCAAGGCGAGCGTGCACGACCAGCTCGACGGCCAGTTCGAGGGTCGCGAGAAGGAGCTGTCGGCCGCGTTCCGCTCGCTGCAGAAGAAGCTCGTCCGCCAGCGTGTGCTGACCGACGGCGTCCGCATCGACGGCCGTGGGCTCGCGGACATCCGCACCCTCTCGGCCGAGGTCGAGGTGCTGCCTCGCGTGCACGGCTCGGCGATCTTCGAGCGCGGCGAGACCCAGATCCTGGGCGTCACCACGCTGAACATGCTCCGCATGGAGCAGCAGATCGACTCGCTCGGTCCGGAGACGCGCAAGCGCTACATGCACAACTACAACTTCCCGCCGTACTCGACCGGTGAGACGGGCCGCGTTGGCAGCCCGAAGCGCCGCGAGATCGGCCACGGCGCGCTCGCCGAGCGTGCCCTGGTGCCGGTCCTGCCGAGCCGCGAGGAGTTCCCGTACGCGATCCGCCAGGTGTCCGAGGCTCTCGGCTCCAACGGTTCGACGTCGATGGGCTCCGTCTGCGCCTCGACGCTGTCGCTGCTGAACGCCGGTGTGCCGCTGCGCGCGGCGGTCGCCGGTATCGCGATGGGCCTCGTGTCCGACACCGTGGACGGCGAGACCCGCTACGCCGCGATGACGGACATCCTGGGCGCCGAGGACGCGTTCGGTGACATGGACTTCAAGGTCGCCGGTACCAAGGAGTTCGTCACGGCCATCCAGCTCGACACCAAGCTCGACGGCATCCCCGCCTCGGTGCTGGCTGCGGCGCTGGGCCAGGCCCGCGACGCCCGCCTGACCATCCTCGAGGTGCTCGACGAGGCGATCGACACGCCCGACGAGATGTCCCCGAACGCCCCGCGCGTCATCACGGTGAAGGTCCCCGTCGACAAGATCGGCGAGGTCATCGGGCCGAAGGGCAAGATGATCAACCAGATCCAGGAGGAGACGGGCGCGGACATCTCCATCGAGGACGACGGCACCGTCTACATCGGTGCCACCGACGGCCCTTCGGCCGAGGCCGCCCGCGCGGCGATCAACGCGATCGCCAACCCGCACATCCCCGAGGTGGGAGAGCGGTTCGTCGGAACCGTCGTCAAGACGACGTCGTTCGGCGCCTTCATCTCGCTGTCCCCGGGCAGGGACGGTCTGCTGCACATCAGCCAGATCCGCAAGCTCGTGGGTGGCAAGCGCGTCGAGAACGTCGACGACGTGCTCTCCATCGGCCAGAAGGTCCAGGTCGAGATCGGCGAGATCGACCCGCGC